A single Crateriforma conspicua DNA region contains:
- a CDS encoding NAD(P)H-dependent oxidoreductase subunit E: protein MSAVVKETVGADSPTTDVDLTFVDDAVRRIGRTPDAVVPLLQSIQKHYRYLPSSALERVCELTDITPASIAGVSTFYTQFRHRPMGRHHVQVCCGTACHVKGADLLIETLRTDLRMDPTQDTDPNQQFTIEPVACLGCCTLAPVVQVDDQVFGRLAPAEVAKKVRSVDTRVSGPKTSIAMPRRMPEGAGEIRVGLGSCCVAQGSRRVFDKAAATASELGVDAKVKSVGCVGMCHQTPLLEVCKRDGTTETFARVVESDVDRILRSSFPRKSWISRFASAANHLLDVVYEGQPPSDDATTPLETECGPVCDFLGPQKRIATENSGAIDPLDLAEYKRFGGFQSLRRCAHERLPQEIIDQIRVSGLRGRGGGGFPSAAKWQIVSDTQSDQKYVICNGDEGDPGAFMDRMLLESFPYRVIEGLAIAALAVGARQGYFYIRAEYPLAVTRIGEAIERCKEAKILGPNILGSNHSLEFDIKEGAGAFICGEETALIHSIEGGRGTPRLRPPYPAQSGLWKKPTLINNVETLAMVPWILRHGGEQYASVGTPSSKGTKVFALTGKVQRGGLIEVPMGITIREIVNSIGGGVPEGRTFKAVQVGGPSGGCIPAELADTPVDYEALRGVGAIMGSGGLVVLDDTDCMVDIARYFLRFTQDQSCGKCTYCRVGTKRLLEILDRMCEGKGKKADLATLESLCESVSQGSLCGLGKTAPNPVLSTLKYFRDEYEAHLRGVCPSGRCKNLISYQVQDNCIGCTLCSQQCPVDAIPMTPYRIHSIDDSRCTRCDACRTICPEDAIRIVSGPKGESR from the coding sequence ATGAGTGCGGTTGTCAAGGAAACGGTTGGGGCGGATTCGCCAACGACGGACGTGGATTTGACCTTCGTCGACGATGCCGTGCGGCGCATCGGACGGACACCGGATGCCGTCGTTCCGCTGCTGCAGTCTATTCAAAAACATTATCGCTATCTGCCATCGTCGGCGCTTGAGCGTGTCTGTGAATTGACCGATATCACCCCCGCTTCGATCGCCGGAGTGTCCACGTTTTATACCCAGTTTCGGCATCGGCCGATGGGACGCCATCACGTTCAGGTTTGCTGTGGAACGGCATGCCACGTGAAGGGGGCCGATCTATTGATCGAAACGCTTCGAACTGATTTGAGGATGGATCCGACGCAGGATACCGATCCAAATCAACAGTTCACGATTGAACCGGTGGCATGCTTGGGATGTTGTACCCTTGCACCGGTGGTACAAGTCGACGACCAAGTCTTCGGGCGGCTCGCACCTGCCGAAGTGGCCAAGAAGGTTCGATCAGTCGACACCAGAGTGTCCGGACCAAAGACCTCGATTGCGATGCCGCGTCGTATGCCCGAGGGTGCCGGCGAAATTCGCGTCGGCTTGGGGTCATGCTGTGTCGCGCAGGGCAGTCGACGCGTGTTCGACAAAGCCGCCGCGACTGCGTCTGAGCTGGGCGTGGATGCCAAAGTCAAAAGCGTCGGATGCGTCGGAATGTGTCACCAGACGCCGCTGCTGGAAGTCTGCAAACGCGACGGGACGACCGAAACATTCGCACGAGTCGTTGAATCGGACGTCGATCGAATCTTGCGTTCAAGCTTTCCGCGAAAAAGCTGGATTTCACGATTCGCATCGGCTGCAAATCACCTGTTGGATGTCGTTTACGAAGGACAGCCGCCGTCCGACGACGCGACGACACCGCTGGAAACCGAATGTGGTCCGGTTTGCGATTTTCTGGGACCGCAGAAACGAATCGCCACCGAAAACAGTGGTGCCATCGATCCTTTGGATCTTGCGGAGTACAAACGGTTCGGCGGTTTTCAATCGTTGCGACGCTGTGCTCACGAGCGTTTGCCGCAAGAGATCATTGACCAGATTCGTGTGTCTGGATTGCGAGGGCGTGGGGGCGGCGGCTTTCCATCGGCTGCGAAGTGGCAAATCGTTTCGGACACGCAATCCGACCAGAAGTACGTCATCTGCAACGGGGATGAAGGCGATCCCGGCGCGTTCATGGATCGTATGCTGCTGGAATCCTTTCCCTATCGCGTGATCGAAGGATTGGCGATCGCCGCGCTGGCTGTCGGGGCTCGGCAAGGATACTTCTACATCCGCGCGGAATACCCACTTGCGGTGACGCGTATTGGCGAAGCGATTGAGCGGTGCAAGGAAGCGAAAATTTTGGGGCCGAACATTCTGGGAAGCAATCATTCGCTGGAATTTGATATCAAAGAGGGCGCCGGTGCGTTCATTTGTGGTGAAGAAACCGCGCTGATTCATTCGATCGAAGGCGGTCGTGGAACGCCGCGTTTACGTCCGCCCTACCCTGCCCAGTCGGGACTTTGGAAAAAGCCCACGTTGATCAATAACGTTGAAACCCTGGCAATGGTGCCATGGATTCTGCGTCACGGCGGCGAACAATACGCGTCCGTGGGAACACCATCCAGCAAAGGAACCAAAGTGTTCGCGTTGACCGGAAAGGTGCAACGCGGAGGGCTGATCGAAGTCCCGATGGGAATCACGATTCGCGAAATCGTAAACTCGATCGGTGGTGGTGTCCCCGAAGGCCGGACGTTCAAAGCGGTGCAGGTCGGCGGCCCATCAGGTGGATGCATTCCTGCAGAATTGGCCGACACGCCGGTGGACTATGAGGCATTGCGTGGTGTCGGCGCGATCATGGGAAGTGGTGGTTTGGTTGTTTTGGACGACACCGACTGCATGGTGGATATCGCCCGGTACTTCCTGCGGTTCACCCAGGACCAGTCATGCGGCAAATGTACGTATTGTCGTGTGGGGACCAAGCGTTTACTGGAGATCCTGGATCGCATGTGCGAGGGGAAGGGAAAGAAGGCTGATCTGGCCACCTTGGAATCGCTTTGCGAAAGCGTTTCCCAAGGCAGCTTATGTGGACTTGGTAAAACCGCCCCCAATCCCGTTCTTTCGACGCTGAAGTATTTCCGAGATGAATACGAAGCGCACCTTCGTGGCGTGTGTCCCTCGGGGCGATGCAAAAACTTGATCTCATACCAAGTTCAAGACAATTGCATCGGATGTACGCTTTGCAGCCAACAGTGCCCGGTGGATGCGATTCCAATGACGCCCTATCGCATTCACTCGATTGATGACAGTCGATGCACACGATGTGACGCGTGTCGAACGATCTGTCCCGAAGATGCCATTCGAATTGTGTCGGGCCCGAAAGGTGAATCGCGATGA